The sequence below is a genomic window from Massilia oculi.
ACGTTCATATAGCGCGCGTCTTCGAGCAGGAAGGCGTCGTGGCCGTGCGGCGCGTCGATCTCGGCATAGCTCACGCGACGCCGGTTGGATATCAACGCTTCGACGATCTCGCGGCTGCGCTCGGGCGAGAAGCGCCAGTCGGTGGTGAACGAGGCGACCAGGAACTGGGCCCTGGTTCCGGCCAGCGCCTTCGTCAGGTCGCCGCCATGCTCGCGCGCCGGGTCGAAGTAGTCGAGCGCCTTGGTAATCAAGAGATAGGTGTTGGCGTCGAAGTATTCCGAAAACTTGTCGCCCTGGTAGCGCAGATACGACTCGATCTCGAAGTCGATGCCGAAGTCGAAGTTGTAGTCGTTGGTCTCGGCCGCGTTGCGCAGCTTGCGCCCGAATTTTTCCGCCATGTCGTCGTTCGACAGGTAGGTGATGTGGCCGATCATGCGCGCCACCTTGAGGCCGTTCTTCGGCACCACGTCATGTTCGTAGAAGTCGCCGCCGCGGTAGTCCGGGTCGGTCAGGATCGCCTGGCGCGCGACGTCGTTGAAGGCGATGTTCTGGGCCGACAGCTTGGGTGTCGAGGCGATCACGATGCAGTGGCGCAGGCGCTCGGGGAACATGATGCTCCACGACAGGGCCTGCATGCCGCCCAGCGAGCCGCCCATCACGGCCGCGAACTGCTCGATGCCGAGGCGGTCGGCCAGGCGTGCCTGGGCCGCCACCCAGTCTTCCACCGTCACCAGGGGGAAGGCGGCGCCATACGGCTTGCCGGTGGCGGGATTGACGTGCATCGGGCCGGTCGAGCCGAAGCAGGAGCCGAGGTTGTTGATGCCGATGACGAAGAAGCGGTCGGTGTCGACCGGCTTGCCCGGCCCCACCATATTGTCCCACCAGCCTGCGCTCTTCGGCGTGGCGTAGTGGCCGGCCACGTGGTGCGAAGCGTTCAGCGCGTGGCAGATCAGCACCGCGTTCGACTTGTCGGCGTTGAGCGTGCCATAGGTTTCATACATCAGCGTGTAGTCGCCGAGCTGGGCGCCGCTTTGCAACAGCAAGGGCTCGGCGAAATGCATCGCCTGCGGTGTGACTATTCCAAGAGATCCCATGGAGGTATTCAAAAGTGTTGGGTAGTGCGCTGGTGGTGCTTGCGACGGCCGGGGCCGGGCCGTCGCCACAACGTCAGAGGGCTTGCAGCTGCTCGACCGCGCTGGCGATCTCGCCCGGCTCCATCGCGCGCAGGATGCGCCGGGTACGGGTGGTGACCGCGCCCAGGTCGGTGTTCAAGATTTCTTGTTTCACCGCCAGCAGCTGCGCCGGATGCATCGAGAATTCGCGCAAGCCCATGCCCAGCAACAGGCGGGTGAGCTTGACGTCGCCCGCCATCTCGCCGCACACCGCCACGTCCAGGCCGGCCTTGTGGCCGGTGGCGATGGTCGAGGCGATCAGCTGCAATACGGCCGGGTGCAGCGGATTATACAGGTGCGCCACCTCGTAATCGACCCGGTCGATGGCCAGCAGATACTGAATGAGGTCGTTGGTGCCGATCGACAGGAAATCCATGCGCCGCACGAACAGCGGCAGCGCCAGCGCGGCGGCCGGGATCTCGATCATCGCGCCGACCTCGATGCCCTCGTCGAACTTGATGTTCTCGGCGCGCAGCTGGGCCTTGGCCTGCTCGATCATGTTCAGGGTCTGGTCGATCTCGAAGGCATGGGCCAGCATCGGGATCAGGATCCTCACCTTGCCGAAAGCCGACGCTCTCAGGATGGCCCGCAACTGGGTCAGGAACATCTGCGGCTCGGCCAGGCAGTAGCGGATCGCGCGCAGGCCCAAGGCCGGATTGAGCGCGGTCTGGTCGGTCTGGTCGAGCGGCTTGTCGGCGCCGACGTCGAGCGTGCGGATCGTC
It includes:
- the metX gene encoding homoserine O-succinyltransferase MetX, with protein sequence MGSLGIVTPQAMHFAEPLLLQSGAQLGDYTLMYETYGTLNADKSNAVLICHALNASHHVAGHYATPKSAGWWDNMVGPGKPVDTDRFFVIGINNLGSCFGSTGPMHVNPATGKPYGAAFPLVTVEDWVAAQARLADRLGIEQFAAVMGGSLGGMQALSWSIMFPERLRHCIVIASTPKLSAQNIAFNDVARQAILTDPDYRGGDFYEHDVVPKNGLKVARMIGHITYLSNDDMAEKFGRKLRNAAETNDYNFDFGIDFEIESYLRYQGDKFSEYFDANTYLLITKALDYFDPAREHGGDLTKALAGTRAQFLVASFTTDWRFSPERSREIVEALISNRRRVSYAEIDAPHGHDAFLLEDARYMNVVRAYYNRIAQEVA